A stretch of Aureispira sp. CCB-E DNA encodes these proteins:
- a CDS encoding PKD domain-containing protein, translating into MRNFTKIITILLLSSFYCLGVKAQIADFKADLTYTCVGTVQFEDLSTNAPTSWLWQFGDGGLSTQQNPTYTYANSGVYTVTLQTTNSQGADTIVKTGYIRVEKAKVTSVTNAETCVNTSTTLSATNGTGVLRWYDGANTLVHTGNTFTTPTLTTNTTYFVEDVTTTDVTEYAGPIDGSSVGNGGYHGGNFTGGVNFTAYQAFDIVSVWVDADGAGPRTIYLYNGHVLNGNNVNNTVISQVTVYIPDGQSRVQVNLQVPGAGDYSLAGNDMDLFRNNNGSAVYPYSLAGVVDMVSATTTSVGFYYYFYNWELNLSTECVSARETVEAKVVDANFTSVINGGTASFSDASIGATSWLWDFGDGTTSTQQNPTHTYTTNNGPHMIRLTVNGICSFSDSVTVSVGIERLGNDMTLSIAPNPAKGYTNLSFSQQLPEDLTMEFIGMDGRLIKKEILLEGTTDYTLDVSNLSSALYLMRLSTKEMTEIRKIIIK; encoded by the coding sequence ATGCGCAACTTTACAAAAATAATTACAATTCTTTTATTGAGCAGCTTCTATTGTTTGGGCGTAAAGGCGCAAATAGCAGATTTTAAAGCTGATCTTACCTACACTTGTGTAGGAACTGTACAATTTGAAGATTTATCAACGAATGCACCTACAAGTTGGTTGTGGCAATTTGGAGATGGCGGTTTGTCTACGCAGCAAAACCCAACCTATACTTATGCCAATAGTGGCGTTTATACTGTTACCTTACAGACAACCAATAGTCAGGGGGCTGATACAATTGTCAAAACAGGATATATAAGGGTAGAAAAAGCAAAGGTCACCTCTGTTACCAATGCCGAAACTTGTGTTAATACATCGACTACTCTTTCTGCAACGAATGGTACGGGAGTATTAAGATGGTATGATGGTGCCAATACATTGGTGCATACAGGCAATACATTTACAACACCTACTTTGACGACAAATACTACGTATTTTGTAGAAGATGTAACAACTACCGATGTGACCGAATATGCGGGACCAATAGATGGGAGTTCTGTGGGAAATGGAGGTTATCATGGAGGAAATTTTACTGGAGGGGTCAACTTTACAGCTTATCAAGCGTTTGACATTGTTTCTGTATGGGTCGATGCCGATGGGGCAGGACCTAGAACTATTTATTTATACAATGGACATGTTCTTAATGGTAATAATGTTAATAATACAGTTATTAGTCAAGTGACGGTTTATATTCCCGATGGTCAATCTAGAGTCCAAGTCAATTTACAAGTTCCAGGAGCTGGAGATTATTCATTGGCAGGAAATGATATGGATTTGTTTAGAAACAACAATGGCTCTGCGGTTTACCCTTATAGCTTGGCAGGAGTAGTAGATATGGTTAGTGCAACGACTACAAGCGTTGGGTTCTATTATTATTTTTATAATTGGGAATTGAATTTATCAACAGAATGTGTTAGTGCAAGAGAAACAGTAGAGGCAAAAGTAGTTGATGCGAATTTTACAAGTGTTATCAATGGAGGAACAGCTAGCTTTTCAGATGCATCTATTGGAGCGACTAGTTGGCTGTGGGATTTTGGAGATGGGACAACATCTACACAGCAAAATCCTACTCATACGTATACAACCAATAATGGTCCGCACATGATTCGCCTAACAGTCAATGGCATTTGCTCCTTTTCTGATTCTGTAACGGTTTCTGTTGGAATAGAGCGATTGGGGAACGATATGACGTTAAGTATTGCTCCTAATCCTGCAAAGGGGTATACCAATTTATCCTTTAGTCAACAACTACCTGAAGACCTAACGATGGAATTTATTGGCATGGACGGAAGACTTATTAAAAAAGAAATTCTTTTGGAAGGAACCACAGATTATACCTTGGATGTAAGCAATCTGAGTTCTGCTTTATACTTGATGCGTTTATCAACAAAGGAAATGACCGAAATTCGGAAGATTATAATTAAATAA
- the pruA gene encoding L-glutamate gamma-semialdehyde dehydrogenase, translating into MANAFFKVPTPINEPVKSYAPGSKERAELKAQLAVYKATQIDVPMIINGKEVHTDNKVSMHPPHERKHVLGHYSKGNASHVKDAIDAALAAKEAWENTSWEHRAAIFLKAAELLAGPYRAKINAATMLAQSKNAFQAEIDAACELIDFFRYNVQYMTELYSEQPDSNPGMWNRLEHRPLEGFVFAITPFNFTSICANLCAAPAMMGNVVVWKPAETQIYSAKVIMDLFKDAGLPDGVINLVLADGPATGDVIFNHREFAGLHFTGSTGVFQNLWRTIGNNISKYKSYPRIVGETGGKDYVIAHPTANANEVATALSRGAFEYQGQKCSAASRAYIPQSLWPSIKESLVKDLASMKVGTVEDFSNFVNAVISETSFDKLAAYIDRANADDNVEVVAGGTYDKSEGYFIDPTVLKVEDPKYTTMCEELFGPVLTIYVYEDDKFEETMDILDASSPYALTGALFAVDRQVIEKAAHRLRHTAGNFYINDKPTGAVVGQQPFGGGRASGTNDKAGSVLNLLRWVSPRTIKETFVPPTDYRYPFLDEA; encoded by the coding sequence ATGGCTAATGCATTCTTTAAGGTGCCTACACCGATTAACGAACCCGTAAAAAGCTATGCTCCTGGTAGCAAAGAAAGAGCAGAATTAAAAGCACAATTGGCTGTCTATAAGGCAACTCAAATTGATGTGCCTATGATTATAAATGGAAAGGAAGTGCATACTGATAATAAAGTATCGATGCATCCTCCTCATGAAAGAAAACATGTTTTAGGACATTATAGCAAAGGTAACGCCTCTCATGTAAAAGACGCTATTGATGCTGCATTGGCAGCAAAAGAAGCTTGGGAAAATACCTCTTGGGAGCATCGTGCTGCTATTTTCTTAAAAGCTGCTGAATTATTAGCTGGTCCATACCGTGCTAAGATAAATGCTGCTACTATGCTAGCACAATCTAAAAATGCTTTCCAAGCAGAAATTGATGCTGCCTGTGAGTTGATTGACTTTTTCCGTTACAATGTACAATACATGACAGAGTTGTACAGTGAACAACCAGATTCGAACCCAGGTATGTGGAATCGCTTAGAACACCGTCCTTTAGAAGGTTTTGTTTTTGCAATTACTCCATTTAACTTCACTTCTATTTGTGCTAACTTATGTGCAGCTCCTGCTATGATGGGAAATGTTGTCGTTTGGAAACCTGCTGAGACTCAAATCTATTCAGCAAAAGTTATTATGGACTTGTTCAAAGATGCGGGACTTCCTGATGGTGTCATCAACTTAGTTTTGGCAGATGGTCCTGCAACAGGAGACGTTATTTTCAATCATAGAGAATTTGCTGGTCTTCATTTTACAGGTTCAACAGGTGTTTTCCAAAATTTATGGAGAACAATTGGTAATAATATCTCTAAATACAAGTCTTATCCACGTATTGTTGGAGAAACAGGTGGAAAGGATTATGTCATTGCTCATCCAACAGCAAATGCCAACGAAGTAGCAACAGCACTATCTCGTGGAGCGTTTGAGTACCAAGGGCAAAAATGCTCAGCTGCATCTCGTGCTTATATTCCACAAAGCTTGTGGCCAAGTATAAAAGAGAGTTTGGTAAAAGATTTGGCTTCCATGAAGGTAGGAACAGTAGAAGACTTTTCTAACTTTGTAAATGCTGTTATTAGCGAAACCTCATTTGATAAATTAGCGGCCTATATTGATCGTGCAAACGCAGATGATAATGTAGAAGTAGTTGCTGGTGGTACTTATGACAAATCTGAAGGTTACTTCATTGATCCAACGGTTTTAAAAGTAGAAGATCCTAAGTACACAACTATGTGTGAAGAATTATTTGGACCTGTTTTGACAATTTATGTCTACGAAGATGATAAATTTGAAGAAACAATGGATATTTTAGACGCTTCTTCTCCTTATGCCTTGACAGGAGCGTTATTTGCCGTAGATCGCCAAGTTATTGAAAAAGCAGCTCATCGCTTGCGTCATACAGCTGGTAATTTCTACATCAACGACAAGCCAACAGGTGCGGTTGTTGGTCAACAACCATTTGGTGGTGGTCGTGCATCTGGTACCAATGATAAAGCAGGTTCTGTTTTAAATCTGTTGCGTTGGGTCTCTCCTCGTACGATCAAAGAAACCTTTGTACCACCAACAGATTACCGCTACCCTTTTTTAGACGAGGCTTAA
- a CDS encoding S8 family serine peptidase, with product MNRISILTMALIGILMGNLHAQDYTINFLKGAKHFESNISDFKSIRQLNQNEIFSNRFYRFVQFNAIPTPSLQKQLAAADIRLLEYIPNKVYVASIPIGIDINQLQKLNIRSIVPIEKTYKIGQRLEDEDYPDWAMEGNYITVTIQYYQDIKPSTAKEEMKKLGLSINQSMDHAQMVVAQLLPTQISKVVDASFIRYVDIMSEPGKPESDDGRHLHRANAIDGDFSGARNYDGTGVTFAVNDDGFVGPHIDFKGRTNQQDVAGDFAGDHGDMVAGIAGGAGNLDPLMRGMATGAYMHIRQYVASMAGTLPLHQDSAVLIFSSSYSNGCNGGYTNTTVLVDQEIYNNPTLMQTFSAGNSNNQDCGYGAGTQWGNITGGHKIGKNVIATANLNASDGIANSSSRGPASDGRIKPDISAHGVSHMSTDPNNAYAPGGGTSAAAPGICGVMAQMHHAYRDLNGGNIAPSALLKAALLNTANDLGNDGPDFIFGWGKVNGLKAVQLLEDNRYFNATLTQGGTNSHSIAIPAGVQRAKIMIYWADREASTAAATALVNDLDATVTDPSATVHLPWLLDHTPNATTLGLPATKGADHLNNVEQIAIDNPAAGTYTLDVAGTTIPMGTQEYYVVYEFLMDDITVIHPMGGEGLIPGANDRIHWDAYGTSGTFLIEYTTDNGATWTTIAAAAPGTSRFLNWTIPATITGEARVRISRSGVTDESDANFTIIERPQNIRVNRVCPNVNEIQLAWDAVPGATGYDVFLLGQKFMDSIGTTTALTYNVAVTDINDPQWFSVRAVGSNGIRGLRQIAVNYAGASGGTPVCFLSCSGDNDAGVASLDAPSSILETCGGVSTATVSMTVENIGLFTESNFPVYYQFGNDPMVTETYTANLAAGGSASFSFTTPINIPTAGVYELKVWTGLSADSTHCNDTITQMITVLDPLGSFPYAEDFDGGTFPPPSSYIINGDNDRTWELVTTTGAAGGNTAAMFVNNFSYNAPGQEDIFSFVTLDMTQAPATASAMLTFDVAYRRFSANLSDDLRIDLSTDCGQTFSQVYFKGGAALATGPDAGQTWQPNAASDWRNDTVDLSAYLGSNVVLRFVNINGYGNNLYVDNINVDVLGALPPVADFSSNLLYTCDGTIEFKDESGNQPSQWLWTFGDGGVSTQANPTYTYASSGTYNVSLQVTNSLGVDTEVKNAYIVVEYPEVTSTNNGAGCPNTSIALSATNNNGTLHWYDGANSLVHVGDTFNTPTLVATTNYQVQNIILTPTLNVGPANGTAVGGGGYHGSGFYGVINFTAYNSFELISVWVDADGAGPRTFTLWDGSIANGGAAPTNTVLAQTTVNLVNGGQRILLNFQVPGPGDYSIGGNNMDLYRNNTGTAYPYTLPNVLTMTSSAANNPTDFYYYLYDWEVRLDSCAGALSTVTAEIVEAQFTAVTSGGTAAFTDASTGATSWLWNFGDGNTSTQQNPTHTYTSNGPHYVTLTINNGACSFADSVSVSVGIEEISNNMNLVILPNPATSETTLRFSEVLPTELMVEVIAVNGKVLLETQIPAGATNKTLDVSHLPPAMYLIRLSTDAVVDVRKLIISK from the coding sequence ATGAACCGTATTTCTATCTTAACAATGGCATTGATAGGAATATTGATGGGGAACCTACACGCACAGGATTACACCATTAATTTTCTCAAAGGTGCCAAACACTTTGAGTCCAATATATCGGACTTCAAGTCTATTCGCCAACTGAATCAGAACGAAATTTTTTCAAACCGCTTTTATCGTTTTGTTCAATTTAATGCAATTCCTACACCTTCTTTACAAAAGCAATTGGCTGCTGCCGATATAAGATTATTGGAGTACATACCCAATAAGGTATATGTAGCCTCTATTCCCATCGGAATAGATATAAATCAGTTGCAAAAACTGAATATTAGAAGTATCGTACCAATCGAAAAAACGTATAAAATAGGACAGCGCTTAGAGGATGAAGATTATCCTGATTGGGCAATGGAAGGAAATTATATTACGGTCACAATACAATACTATCAAGACATTAAGCCTTCTACGGCTAAAGAGGAGATGAAAAAACTAGGCTTGAGTATCAATCAATCAATGGATCATGCCCAAATGGTTGTTGCTCAATTATTGCCTACTCAGATCAGCAAAGTAGTGGATGCTTCTTTTATTCGTTATGTGGATATTATGTCAGAACCAGGAAAACCAGAGTCTGATGATGGTCGCCATTTGCATCGTGCGAATGCAATTGATGGCGATTTTTCAGGAGCTAGAAACTACGATGGGACAGGAGTGACCTTTGCTGTTAATGATGATGGTTTTGTAGGACCTCATATTGATTTTAAAGGACGTACCAATCAACAGGATGTAGCTGGCGATTTTGCAGGAGACCATGGGGATATGGTAGCAGGAATTGCTGGTGGTGCTGGAAATTTAGATCCTCTTATGCGTGGGATGGCAACGGGGGCTTATATGCATATTCGTCAATATGTAGCTTCGATGGCAGGAACACTTCCTTTGCATCAAGATAGTGCCGTGTTGATTTTTTCCTCTTCTTATAGTAATGGTTGTAATGGAGGGTACACCAACACAACTGTTTTGGTAGATCAAGAAATTTATAACAACCCCACCTTAATGCAAACGTTTTCGGCAGGAAATAGCAACAATCAAGATTGTGGTTATGGTGCAGGAACGCAGTGGGGAAACATTACTGGTGGGCATAAAATCGGTAAGAATGTTATTGCGACAGCAAATTTAAATGCTTCAGACGGGATTGCAAACAGTAGTAGCCGTGGTCCTGCATCAGATGGGCGCATCAAACCAGATATTTCTGCACATGGTGTTTCACATATGTCTACCGACCCTAATAATGCCTATGCACCAGGAGGTGGAACGTCTGCTGCTGCTCCAGGAATTTGTGGTGTAATGGCACAGATGCATCATGCTTATCGTGATTTGAATGGAGGAAACATTGCACCATCGGCTTTGCTAAAAGCTGCCTTACTAAATACAGCGAATGATTTGGGCAACGATGGACCTGATTTTATTTTTGGTTGGGGAAAAGTGAATGGTCTCAAGGCTGTTCAACTGCTAGAAGACAATCGTTATTTTAATGCAACATTAACCCAAGGGGGGACGAATAGTCATTCGATTGCAATACCAGCAGGAGTACAACGTGCAAAAATTATGATTTACTGGGCAGACAGAGAAGCATCTACCGCTGCGGCAACGGCATTGGTGAATGATTTGGATGCGACTGTTACCGATCCTAGTGCAACGGTACATTTGCCTTGGTTGTTAGATCATACGCCTAACGCAACAACGTTGGGTTTACCAGCAACCAAAGGTGCAGACCATTTGAACAATGTAGAACAAATAGCAATTGATAACCCGGCAGCAGGTACCTATACATTGGATGTAGCAGGAACAACCATACCTATGGGAACACAGGAGTATTATGTTGTGTACGAATTTTTGATGGACGACATTACGGTAATTCATCCAATGGGAGGAGAAGGATTAATCCCTGGCGCTAACGATAGAATTCACTGGGATGCTTATGGGACATCAGGTACGTTTTTGATAGAATATACAACTGATAATGGAGCAACTTGGACAACTATTGCTGCTGCTGCACCTGGTACTAGCCGATTTCTAAATTGGACAATTCCTGCAACGATAACAGGAGAAGCAAGAGTACGCATATCAAGATCTGGCGTAACAGATGAAAGTGATGCGAACTTTACGATTATAGAGCGACCTCAAAACATACGTGTCAACCGAGTGTGTCCAAATGTAAATGAAATTCAATTGGCTTGGGATGCGGTGCCAGGAGCAACGGGATACGATGTATTTTTATTAGGACAAAAATTCATGGATTCAATAGGAACCACCACAGCATTGACCTATAATGTGGCTGTAACTGACATCAACGATCCTCAATGGTTCTCTGTTCGAGCTGTTGGGTCCAATGGAATAAGAGGCTTACGCCAAATTGCTGTTAATTATGCAGGTGCTTCTGGTGGCACTCCTGTTTGTTTCTTGTCTTGTTCTGGTGATAATGATGCTGGAGTAGCGAGTTTGGACGCCCCTAGTTCTATTTTGGAAACTTGTGGAGGGGTTTCAACGGCAACGGTTTCTATGACAGTAGAAAATATTGGCTTGTTTACAGAATCTAACTTTCCTGTTTATTATCAATTTGGAAACGATCCTATGGTAACAGAAACCTATACGGCTAATCTAGCAGCAGGAGGTTCGGCAAGTTTCTCCTTTACAACACCAATTAATATTCCAACAGCAGGAGTCTATGAGTTAAAAGTCTGGACAGGATTGAGTGCTGATAGTACGCATTGTAACGATACAATTACACAAATGATAACGGTGTTGGATCCTTTGGGCAGCTTCCCTTATGCAGAAGATTTTGATGGTGGAACGTTTCCTCCTCCTTCTTCTTATATTATAAATGGGGATAATGATAGAACATGGGAATTGGTCACGACGACAGGAGCAGCAGGAGGAAATACAGCTGCTATGTTTGTGAATAACTTTTCTTATAATGCTCCAGGACAGGAAGATATTTTCAGTTTTGTAACTTTAGACATGACCCAAGCTCCTGCGACAGCTAGTGCTATGCTTACCTTTGACGTGGCTTACCGTCGTTTTAGCGCAAATTTGTCCGATGATTTACGCATTGATTTGTCAACAGATTGTGGGCAAACTTTTTCTCAAGTATACTTTAAGGGAGGAGCAGCTTTAGCAACAGGACCTGATGCAGGACAAACATGGCAGCCTAATGCAGCAAGTGACTGGAGAAATGATACGGTGGATTTGTCGGCTTATTTAGGTAGTAATGTAGTATTGAGGTTTGTTAATATTAATGGGTATGGTAATAATTTGTATGTTGATAATATCAATGTAGATGTACTAGGCGCATTGCCACCTGTAGCCGATTTTTCTTCTAATTTGTTGTACACTTGTGATGGAACAATTGAATTTAAAGATGAATCAGGAAATCAACCTTCGCAGTGGTTGTGGACGTTTGGAGATGGCGGTGTTTCTACGCAAGCAAACCCAACGTATACTTATGCATCAAGTGGAACATACAATGTGTCTTTACAAGTAACCAATAGTTTGGGAGTGGATACCGAAGTTAAAAATGCTTATATCGTGGTAGAATATCCTGAAGTAACCTCTACTAATAATGGTGCTGGATGTCCTAATACGTCTATAGCTTTATCTGCAACGAATAATAATGGGACCTTGCATTGGTACGATGGAGCCAATAGTTTGGTACACGTAGGAGATACTTTCAACACTCCTACATTGGTAGCAACAACGAATTATCAAGTACAAAATATTATTCTTACACCTACTTTGAATGTAGGTCCTGCTAATGGAACTGCTGTAGGTGGTGGTGGATATCACGGTAGTGGTTTCTATGGGGTTATCAACTTTACAGCTTACAATAGTTTTGAATTGATTTCAGTATGGGTAGATGCTGATGGAGCAGGACCAAGAACCTTCACATTGTGGGATGGTTCTATTGCCAACGGCGGTGCAGCACCCACGAATACTGTTTTGGCGCAAACAACAGTTAATTTAGTAAATGGAGGGCAACGTATTTTATTAAATTTCCAAGTGCCAGGACCAGGGGATTATAGTATAGGAGGAAATAATATGGATTTGTATAGAAATAATACAGGAACAGCTTACCCATATACACTCCCTAATGTATTGACCATGACAAGTTCTGCTGCAAATAATCCAACAGATTTTTATTACTATCTATACGATTGGGAAGTACGTTTGGATTCTTGTGCAGGTGCTTTGTCAACCGTAACGGCAGAAATTGTAGAGGCTCAATTTACAGCAGTTACTAGCGGTGGAACAGCTGCGTTTACAGATGCATCAACAGGGGCAACTAGTTGGTTGTGGAATTTTGGAGATGGAAATACTTCTACACAGCAAAATCCAACCCATACATATACTAGTAATGGTCCTCATTATGTTACTCTAACAATTAATAATGGTGCTTGTTCCTTTGCAGATTCCGTTTCAGTTTCTGTTGGTATAGAAGAAATTAGTAATAATATGAACCTCGTCATTTTGCCCAATCCTGCTACTTCAGAAACAACACTTCGCTTTAGCGAAGTATTGCCAACAGAATTAATGGTAGAGGTGATTGCAGTTAATGGAAAGGTTTTATTGGAGACTCAAATTCCAGCAGGAGCGACTAATAAAACACTAGATGTAAGCCATTTGCCACCAGCAATGTATTTGATTCGATTGAGTACAGATGCTGTTGTTGACGTTCGAAAATTGATTATTAGCAAATAA
- a CDS encoding T9SS type A sorting domain-containing protein — MKYVLLMGVFLFPILTFAQPTRLMVPFESASGDVYEYALTGGLTNPQFSEIDLDGDGDQDLVYFDRVGFAVVPFLNGGTPNTVDYTFAPEYAYRFPKVENWMLLRDYNCDNLEDLFAYKYDNTTGVVSITVYRASRDAQNKVQFSLVKNTIEYTLKGQNQGYNLFNSTVDLPAVDDIDGDGDMDILNFNSSGGYIEMFRNESQENGWGCDSLNYVYYDNCWGRMYESGITETIDLSPRIDSCAGYPNWNPVRSGRHAGSTILTLDMNNDGVKEIILGDLSFSNLNLLTNGGNKDTAHLTAQETFFPMNSISADVEIFPAAFYVDVNNDGAKDLIAAPNILGNSKNLENWYYKNTGTANFPVFTYEENHFLVDEMIDLGTGAAPVFWDYNGDGLMDIVVGNYNKYVSVANQGCYLSLYENVGSITQPAYRLVDDDLASMKQFNLRRLVPTFADLDGDNDKDMLLGDQDGLLIYVENQGTVSSPSFTSWVPNYANIDVGQNATPQLVDVNRDGKIDLLVGERNGNTNYFENTGTPTAPAFSSTATSETFGLIDAKLPGTIEGNSAPHLVDINGEYHLFMGNEAGEVWQYTNIDNNLQGAFTRINSVLDTIDEGEESIISVANINNDGQYEFLIGNKRGGLGLYTEYILSSIEAIEKNTNSFTIAPNPTSEQINIQFDQLLNEEVMIRVTNALGQVVLDQKEWLEQNTTLNLRSLPTGTYILSIETEKERYISKLVKQ, encoded by the coding sequence ATGAAGTACGTTTTATTAATGGGTGTTTTTTTATTCCCAATCCTAACTTTTGCTCAACCTACTCGGTTAATGGTCCCCTTTGAATCTGCTAGTGGTGATGTCTACGAATACGCACTTACTGGAGGTTTGACCAATCCTCAGTTCTCAGAAATAGACTTAGATGGAGATGGAGATCAAGATTTAGTGTATTTTGATCGCGTTGGATTTGCAGTGGTTCCTTTTTTAAATGGAGGAACACCAAATACGGTGGACTATACATTTGCACCAGAATATGCCTATCGGTTTCCAAAAGTAGAAAACTGGATGTTGTTACGAGATTATAATTGTGATAATTTAGAAGATTTGTTTGCGTATAAATACGACAATACAACAGGTGTGGTCAGTATTACCGTTTATCGAGCGAGTCGAGATGCGCAAAATAAAGTACAATTTTCTTTGGTCAAAAATACAATTGAATACACTTTAAAAGGACAAAATCAAGGGTATAACTTATTTAATTCAACCGTTGACTTGCCTGCTGTAGATGATATTGATGGAGATGGAGATATGGATATTCTCAATTTTAATTCATCTGGAGGGTATATTGAAATGTTCAGAAACGAATCTCAAGAAAATGGTTGGGGATGTGACAGTTTGAATTATGTCTATTATGATAACTGCTGGGGGCGTATGTACGAAAGTGGAATAACAGAGACGATTGATTTGAGTCCTAGAATAGATAGTTGTGCAGGATACCCCAATTGGAATCCTGTTAGAAGTGGTCGTCATGCAGGATCAACTATTTTGACTTTGGATATGAATAATGATGGGGTCAAAGAAATTATTTTGGGCGATTTATCTTTTTCTAATCTAAACTTATTGACCAATGGAGGGAATAAAGATACAGCGCATTTAACAGCACAAGAAACCTTCTTTCCAATGAACTCTATTTCTGCTGATGTTGAAATTTTTCCAGCTGCTTTTTATGTAGATGTGAACAATGATGGCGCAAAGGATCTGATCGCAGCACCTAATATTTTAGGAAATTCTAAAAACTTAGAAAATTGGTATTACAAAAATACTGGAACGGCGAACTTTCCTGTGTTTACTTACGAAGAGAATCATTTTTTGGTGGACGAAATGATTGATTTAGGAACAGGGGCAGCACCTGTTTTTTGGGATTATAATGGAGATGGTTTGATGGACATTGTGGTCGGAAATTATAATAAATATGTTAGTGTAGCCAATCAAGGCTGCTATTTGAGTTTGTATGAAAATGTAGGCTCAATTACTCAACCAGCTTATCGATTGGTCGATGATGATTTGGCAAGTATGAAGCAGTTTAATTTGCGTCGTTTGGTACCGACTTTTGCCGATTTGGATGGCGATAATGATAAAGATATGCTATTGGGCGATCAAGATGGGCTATTGATTTATGTAGAAAACCAAGGAACAGTTTCTAGTCCCAGTTTTACAAGTTGGGTGCCCAATTATGCGAACATTGACGTGGGGCAAAATGCAACCCCTCAATTGGTCGATGTCAACAGAGATGGAAAAATTGATTTATTGGTAGGCGAACGAAATGGGAATACCAATTATTTTGAAAATACAGGTACACCAACGGCACCTGCTTTTTCTAGTACTGCTACGAGCGAAACATTTGGACTTATAGATGCCAAATTACCAGGAACAATTGAGGGGAATTCTGCGCCGCATTTGGTGGATATTAATGGAGAGTACCACTTGTTTATGGGAAATGAAGCAGGGGAGGTCTGGCAATATACCAATATTGACAACAACTTGCAAGGAGCTTTTACTAGAATAAACAGTGTGCTAGATACGATAGACGAAGGAGAAGAGTCTATTATTAGTGTTGCCAACATTAATAACGATGGACAATATGAGTTTTTGATTGGCAACAAGCGTGGTGGATTGGGGTTGTATACGGAATATATCTTATCTTCTATCGAGGCAATAGAAAAGAATACCAATTCGTTTACAATTGCCCCTAATCCTACTTCTGAACAAATAAATATTCAGTTTGATCAACTACTTAATGAAGAAGTTATGATTCGAGTAACCAATGCCTTAGGTCAAGTAGTGCTTGATCAAAAGGAGTGGTTGGAGCAAAATACGACTCTAAATCTTCGCTCTCTACCAACAGGAACATATATTTTAAGCATCGAAACAGAAAAAGAACGTTATATTAGCAAATTGGTCAAACAATAA